A stretch of the Malus sylvestris chromosome 10, drMalSylv7.2, whole genome shotgun sequence genome encodes the following:
- the LOC126584603 gene encoding uncharacterized protein LOC126584603 isoform X2 has product MDNENILNATQEPKGRRRKWEAFEEEVLLGVLEDFVARKQRCDTGAFKQGTLVEIAKAVNVLCPHSNIKANPHIESKLKKWKKTYSMVVDMINTSGFAWNDVKKCVEVDSDDAWQTYVQRNKEADGWRSKPFPLFDRFAYIFGKDRATGNVAETPAQMVEEQSHDHVGESDIGGDNFVSSMNQQSQQSTPSENSQRKRKRAVGSSSDGTEAIISGLKDFYVESGKRMQMVTEALVQGTADHTDIANELEAMGLSPMDQIDALSLILDKPKNVGVFRAIKPELKKVFVQRLLRDNASG; this is encoded by the exons atggataacgaaaatattttgaatgctactcaagagccaaaaggaagaaggcgtaaatgggaagcatttgaggaagaagtattactaggagttcttgaggattttgttgctcggaagcaacggtgtgacaccggtgctttcaaacaaggtactttggttgaaatagcaaaagctgtcaatgttttatgtcctcattcaaatataaaggcaaatccacatattgagtccaagttgaagaaatggaaaaaaacatatagtatggtcgttgacatgataaacacaagtggatttgcatggaatgatgtcaaaaagtgcgttgaagttgacagtgatgacgcatggcaaacttatgtgcag agaaataaagaagccgatggatggagaagcaaaccttttccactgtttgatagatttgcatatatatttggaaaagatcgggctacgggtaatgtagccgaaacccctgctcaaatggtggaggaacaaagtcatgatcatgttggtgaaagtgatattggaggtgataattttgtttcttcaatgaaccaacaaagccaacaaagcaccccatctgaaaatagccaaagaaagaggaaaagagctgtgggaagttcaagtgatggaaccgaggcaattatcagtggactgaaagatttttatgttgaaagtgggaagaggatgcaaatggtaactgaagctttagttcaaggtactgcagatcatactgacatagctaatgaacttgaagcaatgggtctctctcctatggatcaaattgatgcattgtctcttattttggataaaccaaaaaatgtgggagtgttcagggcaatcaaaccggaactcaagaaagtgttcgtccaaagACTTTTAAGAGACAACGCAAGCGGATga
- the LOC126584603 gene encoding protein ANTAGONIST OF LIKE HETEROCHROMATIN PROTEIN 1-like isoform X1 has translation MDRRKLLLILLLEMSYLETICICTILVVMMLRGKQRHVERPTLTNRSLIRREISLCYLNGIIGNTDTECVNELRMDRRTFGILCDLLRQDGRVKTDGLVSVEEQVCMTLQILAHHTKNRSVGGRFYRSGETISRYFNSVLQGILRLQGFLLKVPQPVPIDSTDARWRCFKNCLGALDGTHIDVHVPEIDKPRYRTRKGRVATNVLGVCSGDMQFIYVFPGWEGSASDSRVLHDAISRPNGFKVPAGCYYLVDGGYTNGEGFLAPYRGIPYHLSEWEGRTPSNKEEYFNMKHSKARNVIERCFGLLKGRWSILRSPSFYPIRTQGRIITACCLLHNLIRQEMSVDPMENLPIIEDGQNTEEGEYVGSVQSSDQWTAMRNDMAEEMYNEWRAIRNQQPN, from the exons atggatcgaaggaagcttttattgatcttattgttagagatgtcttatttggaaacaatttgtatttgtacgattcttgtggtgatgatgctacgtggcaaacagagacatgttgaacgacccacattgactaaccgttcacttattagacgagagattagtttgtgttatctgaatggtataatagggaatactgatactgaatgtgttaacgaattgagaatggatagaaggacttttggcatattatgcgacttacttcgtcaagatgggagggtaaaaactgatggtttggtgtctgtagaggaacaggtgtgtatgactttacaaatattagcacatcatactaagaatcgtagtgttggcggtagattttataggtcgggagagactataagtaggtatttcaatagcgtattgcaaggaattttgcgattacaaggtttcctactaaaagtcccacagcctgtgcctattgattctacagatgctaggtggcgatgttttaag aattgcttgggagcattggatggaacacacattgatgtgcatgtacctgaaattgacaaaccaagataccgaacaagaaagggtcgagtcgcaactaatgtgttaggtgtgtgttcaggagatatgcagttcatatatgtgtttccggggtgggagggttccgcatcagactctagagtgctacatgatgcaattagtaggcctaatggttttaaggtaccagcgg gttgttattaccttgtagatggtggttatacaaatggtgaaggattccttgcaccctatagaggaataccttatcatttatctgaatgggagggacgaacaccttctaataaggaagaatattttaacatgaagcattctaaggcaaggaatgtaattgaacgctgttttggcttgctaaaaggaaggtggtcgatactaaggagtccatctttctatccgataaggacacaaggtcgaataattaccgcttgttgcctactacacaatcttattaggcaagagatgtcagtagatccaatggagaatttgccaataatagaagatggacaaaatacagaagaaggtgaatatgttggtagtgTTCAATCATCGGACCAGTGGACTGCAATGAGGAATGATATGGCTGAGGAAATGTATAAtgagtggagagcaattaggaaccagcaaccgaactag